From the Neoarius graeffei isolate fNeoGra1 chromosome 1, fNeoGra1.pri, whole genome shotgun sequence genome, one window contains:
- the LOC132892814 gene encoding protein NYNRIN-like → MLTAFKALKQALCSAPALGLPNYRLPFHLYVCNQKGTASGVLAQEHGGGMRPCAFLSKTLDAVAQGLPGCLRAVAACALMVTDAEKLVLSHPLILHTSHDVVYILRNLSTQHLSAQRRSGYEFILLATEHLTVKPSSSFDSVAHALQRLLNSQDDDVAFDSHDCLSNIVFETSIRPDLHSTPLSTGDSLFVDGSCSRPADGVFLCGYSVCRLPDEIVEAHSLPFSSAQAAELYALTRACILAQDTDVTIYTDSRYAFGVAHDFGRIWASRGFTTANGKPISHSSLVTDLITACLLPCTLAIVKTRAHTRGDSFEVKGNSFADRVAKAAAASGVLPPGFNCALVSTDRMVSAVLPDIDLISIQASASVADTQFWDAQGATEKSGVLLDAQGRLCLPRHCTPFLVREFHGPTHRGRRGVVEDMNRTFCINNLHTDAHNILDKCLTCAQNNLSKPGAVHQHLPIPDTPFQEWQIDFTHMPKQGPFKYLLVMIDKFSRWIEAFPCSKENARTAVNKLTQEIIPRYGLPVGIDSDKGTPFTSKVTQELCKDLKINWRFHIPYHPQSSGIVERANRTIKGKLRKAMQDAGTKNWVQVLPLVLADMRMTAQVALDNLSPYELVMGRPFPVPWRRGMQVIGTGDLEVHLSEYAVGLMRVLDEYWARVNSKKPPIPEAHTHPFEVGDRVLVKRFAKLNAPMEESPYSGPTDVLAVTRTAVLTDLFPQWIHASRIKKAPM, encoded by the coding sequence atgctaacggccttcaaggctctgaagcaagctttgtgctccgcccctgctctcgggctgccgaactatcgtttgccgtttcacctgtatgtgtgcaatcagaaggggaccgcctctggggtgctggctcaggagcacggggggggcatgcgaccttgcgcgtttctgtctaaaactcttgacgctgtggcacaagggcttcctggctgtcttagggctgttgctgcgtgtgctctcatggtcacggacgctgaaaaacttgttttgtcgcatccgctcattttacacacttcacatgacgtcgtgtacattctgcggaatcttagcactcagcatttgtctgctcagcgtcgctctggctatgagtttattcttttggccacagagcatctcactgttaagccctcctcgtcgtttgattctgtcgcccacgctcttcagcgtcttcttaactcacaggatgacgatgttgcgtttgactcacatgactgtctttctaatatcgtttttgaaactagcatccgcccagacttacactccacccctctttctacaggcgattctctttttgtagatggttcctgttcccgccctgcggatggtgtgttcctgtgtggttactctgtctgtcgcctccctgatgaaattgttgaagctcattctttgcctttttcttctgctcaggctgcggagctctatgctttgactcgcgcatgtattttggctcaagacacagacgttactatttacaccgactcacgctacgctttcggcgtggcgcacgacttcggccgcatttgggcgtctcgggggtttacgacagccaacggtaagcccatttctcattcttcacttgttactgatttaatcaccgcctgtctccttccgtgcacgttggccattgttaagacacgcgcgcacacaagaggggactcatttgaagtaaagggcaattcattcgctgatcgagtcgctaaagctgcagccgcatccggtgtcctgcctccaggctttaattgcgctttagtttctactgatcgcatggttagcgctgtcttacctgacatagatctcatttctatccaggcctcggcctctgtggcagatacacagttctgggacgcccagggcgcgacagagaagagtggcgttttgcttgacgcacagggccgtctttgtttacctcgtcactgtactccctttctcgtccgcgagttccatggtcccactcatcgcggccgaagaggggtagtggaggatatgaacagaacattctgcatcaataatttgcacacagacgcacacaacattctggacaagtgtttaacgtgcgcccagaataatctatctaaaccaggcgcggtacatcagcaccttcccatacccgacacgcctttccaagaatggcagatcgacttcactcacatgccaaagcagggcccgttcaaataccttttggtcatgattgacaaattttcacggtggattgaggctttcccgtgcagcaaagagaacgcccgaacagcagtgaacaaacttacacaggaaattatcccacgttacggtcttccggtaggaattgactctgataagggaacgccgttcacctctaaggtaacgcaggagctatgtaaagacctcaagatcaattggcgttttcatatcccataccatccacagtcctctggcattgtggagcgtgcgaatagaacaattaagggtaagttgcgtaaggctatgcaagacgcaggcacgaaaaattgggtccaagttttaccgttggtcctcgctgatatgcgcatgactgctcaggtcgctctcgacaatttatctccgtacgagctcgtcatgggacgcccctttcctgtcccttggcgtagaggcatgcaggttataggaacgggtgatcttgaagtacatctcagcgagtacgcggtgggtctcatgcgggtgctggatgagtattgggcgagagtaaattccaaaaagcctcccattccagaggcacacactcacccctttgaggtaggggacagagttttagtaaagagattcgctaaactaaacgctcccatggaggagtcaccctacagtgggcccaccgatgtactcgctgtaactcgcacggctgtactaacggacctttttccacagtggatccatgccagcagaataaagaaggctccaatgtaa